AAAGCTTTAAGAGTAGAAGCGACAGAAGCCGGCGTCATACTTGCACTGAACATCAAAGAACGCGCTCTATGTTTCAAATACTCAATGGTATCTTTATCTGCGGCAACAAATCCACCAAGTGAAGCTAGGGATTTACTGAATGTTCCCATGATTAAATCAACGTCTTCAGTAAGTCCGAAATGCGAAGCAGTACCTGCTCCTTTTTCACCAATTACTCCCAAACTATGTGCATCGTCACACAATATCGCAGCATCGAATTCGTTAGCTACTTGAACAAGTTCAGGTAATTTAACGATGTCACCTTCCATACTGAAGATACCGTCCGTAGCGATCAGCTTAAAACTTTCTTCCGGAAGGCGAGACATCTTATCACGAAGATCGTCAATGTTATTATGTGCGTACTTAATTACTTTAGAGAAAGACAAACGGCTACCGTCGATGATAGATGCATGGTCGCGTTCGTCCAAAAGAATATAGTCATTACGGCCAGTCAAGCATGACAATGGGCCTAAGTTCGACTGGAATCCGGTACTGAAAAGAATAGCAGCATCTTTACCAACGTAATCTGCCAATTTCTCTTCCAGTTCCACGTGAATATCTAGGGTACCATTAAGAAATCTAGAGCCAGCACATCCCGTACCGTATTTCGCAAGAGCATCCTGCGAAGCTTGAATGATACGAGGATCAGTCGTTAAACCTAGGTAGGAATTAGATCCAAACATTAAAACTCTTTGGCCATCAATAATAACCTCAGTGTCCTGCTTAGATTGTATAGGTCTAAAATAAGCGTATAAGTTTTTAGATTTAATATCCCCTAATTCGCCATTTAGAAACCGTGCGGTTCTTTCGTTTAATTTTCCCTTGCTCATTCGTCAGGTATCTATATTCTCAATAATATTTACTTTTTGAACTTTTAACAAAAAACGTCAAAAATCCCACAAAGGTACAAAACTACTCCTAACTACAAATAATATAAGTGTAACTTTTACCTTCTGATACAAAAAATCGTCGCAAACATACAAAACTTAAACCTCAATTTAGTTTTAATTTGACATATAAATATCATAAAATTAAATTAATATTAACAGATTGTTTAGTATTAAAACAGCGATTGTTTTGCTAATTTTCCTAAATTCTTACCTTTGTGCTTCAAACGAAACGGACAAAATGGCAATTTCATCAACAGTTAATATAAAAAACAAACGCGCCTCTTTCGAATTCCACTTGTTGGATCGCTATGTCGCAGGTATTGCATTATTGGGAACTGAGATTAAATCCATACGTCAAGGTAAAGCCAATATTAACGACAGTTTTTGCGCATTTTTCGAAGACGGTCTTTACATTCGTAACATGCATATTGCCGAATATTCTTTCGGATCCTTCTATAATCACGAAGCTAAACGCGACAGGAAGCTTCTGTTAACCAAGAAAGAGCTTAAAAAGCTTCGCGAAAAGGGCGAGGAAAAAGGTTTTACGATCGTTCCTCTTCGCATTTTCGTAAATGAACGCGGTTATGCTAAGATAGAGATTGCATTGGCGCAGGGTAAAAAAGACTTCGACAAACGCGATAGCATTAAAGAACGCGAGTCCAAAAGAGAGCTCGACCGCGCTATGAAACGATAGTTTCTGCGCGACGCTGATAATTCCCAGGAGTCATATTTTCCCGCTTGCGGAATATACGTACGAAGTAATTGACGTCGGAAAATCCGCATGCATAACAGACTTCTTTCACAGAGAGTTTCGTTCGTAGTAATTCCTTCGCTTTGTTCAGACGTTCTTGAATAACCATCTCCATAGGTGTAATGCCTACCTCTTCCTTAAAGACACGAAATAAGCTAGCCTTACTCATATTTACATGCTGGCTAAGCTGATCAATAGTTAGTTTATCGTTTATATTTGATGTAATGTAATTTCGTAAATGTGCTAGTACGCTACTCCCCTGCTCCTTCGTTGAAACCGCTACGGTTGAAAGCTTCTGTTGCTGAATGATACGCACTAGAAGCTCCTTAAACAACAAATCCGATAAGACATCCTTTAACGGATCTGAGCTTGTCATCGTGCTGAACAATCGATCTGTAAGCGAGGCAATTTCGCTTGTATTCGCGAAATGCACATTCTCCCAAGATAGATTCCATTGGATATTCTTATTCTCTTTCGGATAGCTTTCGTTAAGATAATTTAGCGTTTGTTCGATCTTATCGGCCGACACCACCAAAGCCGTGCATTGCGTGGGATCCTGCAGTGCAGCCTCCGGGAAGTCGATCTCCATTGGCTTTGATGCCGGCAATACAATCGTCTCTCCAGGAAAATAATCGAAAGCAGGCATATCATTTACATGCATGACTTTCTTGCCCTTCAGCATATTGATAATAACCATATCACTGAACTGCAGCGGCACAAGACTGCTTGCTTGATAAGTTTCGTAAATATTCAATTCGAAATTATCAAGGGTAAATGCTCGTCTGTTTTCAACCAAAGTACTCAACTCCTTTTCTTTGGAAAAGGGAAGAGCACGAATTAGATTTTTTCCGCTCATATCATACACATTTTATAATTGGCTGCTTATCAAATATATAAAATCTATCGAAATTCTAAAACCATAGCTTATCGAATACGTATTATAGTAGACAGATATGAATAATAAAACGGCATGATAGAATAATGCTATTGTCTGCGAGGATAATGCTATTGTCAAAATTTCGATTCCCTTAAATTTGGGATAGTACCAAAAAGTAAACTTGAAAAAACGATAATATGAGTGCACTAGCAAGACCATCGTTCAAAGAACGATATGACAATTACATTAATGGAAAATTTGAGGCACCCTCTCAAGGAAAGTATTTTGACAATATTTCTCCCTTAGATGGCAAGCCGTTTACACAGGTTGCTCATTCAACCAAAGAAGACATCGACAAGGCAGTTGCTGCGGCGAAAAAAGCTTTTGAAACTTGGGGTAAAACCTCTGCAACAGAGCGCAGCATCATCTTGAACAAGATTGCTGACCGTATCGAAGAGAACTTAGAGAAAATAGCAATCGTCGAGACGATTGATAACGGAAAAGCAGTTCGCGAGACGCTGAACGCGGATATCCCATTGGCCATTGATCACTTCCGCTATTTTGCGGGTGTTATCCGTGCCGAAGAGGGATCATTATCCGAATTGGATGCGAATACTGTATCGCTGATTGTTAATGAACCGGTAGGCGTCGTTGCGCAGATTATCCCTTGGAACTTCCCAATTTTAATGGCGGTTTGGAAACTAGCTCCAGCACTCGCAGCTGGCTGTACAGTGGTTCTAAAACCGGCAGAAAGCACCCCTACATCTATCCTCGTTTTAATGGAACTAATTGGAGACCTAATCCCTGCAGGTGTCATAAACATCGTGAACGGATTTGGCTCAGAGTTAGGTCGCCATTTAGTTACCCATCCGGATATTAACAAGGCAGCATTTACAGGATCTACGGCAACTGGTCGCCTAGTTATGCAATATGCGACAGAGAATATTATTCCTGTAACACTTGAACTGGGTGGTAAATCACCAAACATCTTTTTCTCTTCGGTCATGGATGAAGATGATTCCTATTTGGATAAAGCCATCGAGGGCGCTGTCCTCTTCGCTTTGAACCAAGGTGAAATCTGTACTTGTCCGTCGAGATTATTGATTCAGGAAGACATCTATGATAAGTTCATCGAACGCGTGGTAGCGCGTGTTAATCAGATTAAAGTAGGTGATCCATTAGACCCTACAGTAATGATGGGTGCTCAGGCTTCGAAAATCCAAAAAGATAAGATTATGTCCTACATCAAATTGGGTAAGGAAGAGGGCGCTGAGGTATTGACAGGAGGTGATGAGAATAATGTGGGCGAAGGACTGGAAGAAGGTTACTACATCAAACCAACCCTTTTCAAAGGACACAACAAGATGCGCATCTTCCAAGAAGAGATCTTCGGACCAGTGTTGGCTGTGACGACTTTTAAAGACGTAGACGAAGCGATCGCCATTGCAAACGACACAATCTACGGCTTAGGTGCCGGCGTTTGGACACGCGACGCCCATGAGCTTTATCAGGTGCCGCGCGCTATCCAAGCCGGACGTGTCTGGGTAAATCAATATCACTCCTACCCTGCAGGCGCGCCATTTGGGGGCTACAAGCAGTCTGGTATAGGCCGCGAGAACCACAAAATGATGTTAGCACACTACCGTCAGGCGAAAAACATGCTGATTTCATACAGCAAAGAAAAACTAGGATTTTTTTAAAAATCAAACATACAATCGGGTAAGGGGTTATTTAGGTAACCCCTTTTTTATACTATACGACATGATTTCAAGAATAGACGCAACAGACAAAGCCAAGGAACTAATCAAGGAATTAAGTGAAAAGCATGGCCCCTTAATGTTCTACCAAGCAGGGGGCTGCTGCGAAGGAACACAACCGCAGTGCTTCGAAAAAGGCGGATTCTACCCGCGCATGAACGACGCTATGATCGGACTCGTCGAAGGATATGAATTCTGGATTGATAGAGACCTCTTCGAATATTGGCAGTACTCCCACTTTACCCTCGATGTACTCGACGGATTTGGACCAGGAGGATTCTCACTAGAAACTCCCCTTGGCAAAACTTTCAAGATCCACTACAAACTGTTCTCCGAGGAAGAACTGAAGAATTTGGAACCGGTGGTCAGATACTAGTTTAGATATTAGACAGTAGATTTTAGACTTCAGAGCCGATCCAATAGATATTGGGCGTCGTAAAGCCGTACTTTACATTTGTTTTTAATTAGCACGACTCACTTTTGTTATATATTATTATCTTTAGCTGAAGTGAGAATGCGTCAAATTCACTAAAAAGAGCTTTAAAGCCTCTTATGCAACGAAACTAGCTAACGCATGCATCTTACATCTAATGTTTAAAATCTAATATCTACTCCAACTATGCTTTTTAAGACTTTACCCCTAAAAAACATCACAATTTCCAATCGTATTGTCGTATCGCCGATGTGTCAGTATTCTGCGGAGGACGGCTATGCTAATAACTGGCACTTGGTGCATTTAGGGCAGTTTGCTATTGGGAAGGCGGGCGCTGTTATTCAGGAGGCTACTGCAGTCAGTCCGGAGGGAAGGATTTCCTACGGTGATTTAGGGATTTGGAAAGATGAGCATGTTGAAAAATACAGCGAGATTACGGCGTTCGTTAAAGAGCAGGGAAGTATTCCGGGGATACAACTTGCGCATGCCGGCAGAAAGGCCAGCACGGATAAGCCTTGGATCAGTAGAAATCAGTTTGCTCCCGACGATGAGCATGGCTGGCAGACGGTCTCTTCCAGTGCAATCCCTTATCATGAAAACGATCATCCTCCGAAAGCTTTAAGCGCAGCGGAGATACAACAGGTTGTGAAAGACTTCGCTGATGCTGCCGAACGGGCGGTGCAGGCGGGTTACCAGATTATCGAAATCCACGCAGCACATGGCTACTTGATCCATCAATTTTTATCCCCGTTGGTTAATAAACGTCATGACGAGTACGGCGGAAGTTTTGAAAATCGCATCCGATTGTTGATGGAAATCGTGGAAGCGATTAAGACTACACTTGGCGATGAGCATTCGCTATGGATCAGGATCTCTGCCAAAGATTGGGCGGAGGGCGGTTGGGATTTAGAACAATCTACCGCATTGGCGAAGCGATTAAAAGAAGCTGGAGTGGAAGTAATCGATGTTTCTACCGGTGGAGCTGTACACTGGCAAAAGATCCCCGTAGAGCCCGGGTATCAGGTTCCCTTCGCGAGCCATATCAAAAAAGAAACCGGCCTAATAACCGGTTCCGTAGGGCTTATCAACTCTGCTCAGCAGGCAAATCAAATTATTGAAGATGAACATGCTGACTTTGTATTAATCGCGAGAGCTTTCTTAAGAGATCCGCATCTCGTATATCAATGGGCTAAAGATTTATCTATCGACTTAGCTTGGGCGCCTCAATATGAGCGCGCAAAGATTGAATAACAATAACTTAATCCGTCACATCCAGCCCTTCCAACACCGGGATAGGCTTCTTATTATCGTCGAGTGCTACTAGCGTAAAACGTCCCTGAATAGCCAACTCTCGGCCGTCATGGTACATATTCTCTACATAGATCTCTACGAAAACCTTTAAGCTGGTACGACCAATAGACTCTACTTTTGCAATCGCTTCGACAATACTTCCAGAAGGAATAGCTTTATGAAAATCGATCTTATCCGTCGAAACGGTAACTAATTGTTTACGGCAAAAGCGGGTACCACACATAAAAGTAACCTCATCCATCATTGCCAATGCTTTACCACCAAAAAGAGTGTCATGGTGGTTTGTGTGGAAAGGAAACACGGTCATCGCAATGCGTGTTTCACTAGCGTCAATACGTTCTTGAACTGTCATTATCTTATTTGAGACCGCAAAGGTAGGAACTAATTTTCATTTTCGACAACTACCCCGATACCCTTTAATAGCAGGGAAGCATTAAAAATGGTACATGGACCGTCCTTCAACTTATAGTCGAACAACATCTCCGAACCCTGGACCTGTATATCAAAATGGTAGTTCTTTAAAGCATTTGGATAGTCTTTCGACATCTCCGCCAATTGCAGGTCATGCGTAGCCAACATCCCTTTACCGTTCAAGCCGATAAACTTTTTAATAATTGCTTTCGATCCTAAGTATTTATCGACCGAGTTTGTTCCACGTAGCATTTCATCAATCAGAAAATAACTCGCAGGAATCTGTTCCACACGTTCCAGAATAAACTTCATGCGATCCAACTCCGCCTTGAAGGTCGACGTACTCTCGTTCAGCGAATCTTTGATACGCATATAAGTCACCAATTCGTAGATCGGGATAGAAAACTCCCTAGCGCAAACCACCCCTCCAGCATAAGCTAAAACAGCGTTTATCCCTACTGTACGCAAGAACGTACTTTTCCCAGCCATGTTGGAACCTGTAATCAAAGCTATCTGGTGATCCTCAGCACGGTAATCATTAGCAACCGCTTTCTCCGCATCGATTAAAGGATGATTCACGTCTTTTGCATTCAATTTGTCTGCTAGAAAATCTTCTTTGATCTCCGGTTGAATCCATTCCGGGAAGTTATAGCATAGAATCGCCAAAGAAATTAAAGCTTCGTAGGTACTGATCGCATCAAATCCTGAGATTATCGTATCCTGATAGTTATCCTTCCATTTATTGATTGCCATCACCTGCTTAAAATCCCATAGGAACAACATATTCAAGATTGCACCGACCAGCATATTGTTTCGAGCATCTAGCTTATCGATCAATTGCCCTAGCTCACGGATAACCGAAGAAAGCTTCTTATCCCCATCCTTCAATTGCAGCTGTGCTTGTAATTCTTTATTGAGCTCACTCTGATAGTTTCTATCTTCCATCAGCTTAATCGCATCCGCAAAAGCTATTAGCGAAACACCAATCTTGTCAATCTTATTCGAAAACTGACTCACCTTTCCGCCCTGACTCATCGTCCATAGCAAATGAACAATCGCTAAAGCAATCAAATAGGAAGCGATATTATATACAAACAAGGATACTAGGATGCCCGCAAGGAAGATCCACGGCGCAATAGGCACATACAAGCGCATAAAAGCATTCCCAAAAGCCATTGACTTGTCGTGGAAATAACTTTGAATATAGGTCCTTAAATTAACCTTAGAGCCCAAGTTAAAAAGCATCTTCGTTTGGAATAACTGCAGATGTTCGGGATCTTGACTTAACTCCGCTGATGCCGATTGCCGAGCCAATATATCCTCGCGCTGCGAAGCCTTCAGCAACCAGGAAGCAAGCGAAGAAATACCATCTTTAGTAGCGCAGCGGTTGATCTTCTCAAATAAAGAATGCTGACCAAATACATCCAAATCACCAGTATAGGGATGCTTCGGATCTTCAAATTCCGACCCATTGGCATACATATTTTGATGCTCCTCAATCATTTTGATCTCATTCTCATTGATCTGTAGGAAAACCTTAGCTTCCTGCAGCTTACGCTCAATCTTACTATGCCGAAATACCAAGTAAGCAAAGAGAAGAATAATCCCGATAATAGTGCCCACCACCAAGAAGATATTATTGGTCTTAAAAAGCTGGAACACTAAAATCCCTCCGCCGATCATTATGGCCAATCGCAGAAACGAATTCCGCGTTATCTGCTTCTCCAGGCTACTAATCGTTTCCCTAACTGCTTTTATGTTGTTGTGGTAAAATACTTGACTCATGCGCTAAAAATATAAAAAGCCCGGCAAAACCGAGCATTATATTTATTGAATAAAATTAATCTTGAATTTCCTTACCAGGCTTGATCGCCGACAAGCGGCACAAAACGGAAGGTATCTAGCTCGATACGCTCGAAGTCATTCTCGCCCACTCGTAGAATGGTCACCATCTTTTGAAACTTCTCATCGCCGACCGGAATAACCATCAATCCGCCTAGGCGCAGTTGTTTAAGCATTTTCTCCGGCACAAAAGGCGCACCGGCCGTAACAATGATTTTATCGTAAGGACCATGTTCAGGAATCCCCTTAGATCCATCCCCCAAGAAAAAATTAGCCTTATAGCCCATATACGGCAATACCTGTATCGTTCGTTGGTAAAGATTCTCTTGGCGTTCTATGGTGTACACGTTTGCTCCCAATTCCAATAGAATACAGGTCTGATAGCCCGAACCCGTACCTATTTCCAATACCTTATCGCCTTTATTGATATGCAAAAGCTGACTTTGGTATGCTACGGTATAAGGTTGTGATATGGTCTGCCCATCGCCGATTGGAAAAGCGATATCCCGATAAGCTTGATTCCAAAAAGTCTCATCGAAAAAGAAATGTCTAGGAACTTTCCCTATTGCATTCAACACCCGCTTATCATCAATCCCCCGCTTCTCCAGGTGTCTCACCAGTTGCTTCCTAGCGCCTTGCTCCCGATAATTATCTACAAACTTGTATGCCATATCGCTCAAAAATACCCTTAATTTATTACATTTTTAATGTTTAAATGCAATTCATTAAAGGTCAGAAGCATGTCCAATTTTGGTTAAATGCAAGTAAAACAACTATTATTTTTGTAAATTAGAACATCGATTCACGCTATCTTATTGCACCGCACATTGTTGCAAAATATAGCCGATTGCGACAAGCTATTAAGGTCTATTCAAAATGAATATAAACTATATATTTCCAACACAAGCGCTAAATATTATTCCCATGAGGCAACTATTCACAATTATTCTGATCGCACTTTTCCAAATCAATCCACTAGCCGCTCAAGAGCAACAGACGTCGCCCAAAGATGATGATGTCATCAAAGTCTTGGCCATAGGAAACAGCTTCTCGGAGGATGCTTTGGAGAACTACTTATATGATATGGCGAAAGCAGCCAACAAAAAGATGGTCATCGGAAACCTATATCGGTGGGGC
The DNA window shown above is from Sphingobacterium hotanense and carries:
- the spt gene encoding serine palmitoyltransferase encodes the protein MSKGKLNERTARFLNGELGDIKSKNLYAYFRPIQSKQDTEVIIDGQRVLMFGSNSYLGLTTDPRIIQASQDALAKYGTGCAGSRFLNGTLDIHVELEEKLADYVGKDAAILFSTGFQSNLGPLSCLTGRNDYILLDERDHASIIDGSRLSFSKVIKYAHNNIDDLRDKMSRLPEESFKLIATDGIFSMEGDIVKLPELVQVANEFDAAILCDDAHSLGVIGEKGAGTASHFGLTEDVDLIMGTFSKSLASLGGFVAADKDTIEYLKHRARSLMFSASMTPASVASTLKALEIIQTEPEHIEKLWANTNYAKKLLLDSGFDLGATESPILPVFVRNNEKTYIVTKMLQDDGVFVNPVVAPAVPAEESLIRFSLMATHTFDQIDEAVEKLAKVFKALEVETFIG
- the smpB gene encoding SsrA-binding protein SmpB; the encoded protein is MAISSTVNIKNKRASFEFHLLDRYVAGIALLGTEIKSIRQGKANINDSFCAFFEDGLYIRNMHIAEYSFGSFYNHEAKRDRKLLLTKKELKKLREKGEEKGFTIVPLRIFVNERGYAKIEIALAQGKKDFDKRDSIKERESKRELDRAMKR
- a CDS encoding helix-turn-helix domain-containing protein; protein product: MSGKNLIRALPFSKEKELSTLVENRRAFTLDNFELNIYETYQASSLVPLQFSDMVIINMLKGKKVMHVNDMPAFDYFPGETIVLPASKPMEIDFPEAALQDPTQCTALVVSADKIEQTLNYLNESYPKENKNIQWNLSWENVHFANTSEIASLTDRLFSTMTSSDPLKDVLSDLLFKELLVRIIQQQKLSTVAVSTKEQGSSVLAHLRNYITSNINDKLTIDQLSQHVNMSKASLFRVFKEEVGITPMEMVIQERLNKAKELLRTKLSVKEVCYACGFSDVNYFVRIFRKRENMTPGNYQRRAETIVS
- a CDS encoding aldehyde dehydrogenase family protein; this encodes MSALARPSFKERYDNYINGKFEAPSQGKYFDNISPLDGKPFTQVAHSTKEDIDKAVAAAKKAFETWGKTSATERSIILNKIADRIEENLEKIAIVETIDNGKAVRETLNADIPLAIDHFRYFAGVIRAEEGSLSELDANTVSLIVNEPVGVVAQIIPWNFPILMAVWKLAPALAAGCTVVLKPAESTPTSILVLMELIGDLIPAGVINIVNGFGSELGRHLVTHPDINKAAFTGSTATGRLVMQYATENIIPVTLELGGKSPNIFFSSVMDEDDSYLDKAIEGAVLFALNQGEICTCPSRLLIQEDIYDKFIERVVARVNQIKVGDPLDPTVMMGAQASKIQKDKIMSYIKLGKEEGAEVLTGGDENNVGEGLEEGYYIKPTLFKGHNKMRIFQEEIFGPVLAVTTFKDVDEAIAIANDTIYGLGAGVWTRDAHELYQVPRAIQAGRVWVNQYHSYPAGAPFGGYKQSGIGRENHKMMLAHYRQAKNMLISYSKEKLGFF
- a CDS encoding DUF779 domain-containing protein, giving the protein MISRIDATDKAKELIKELSEKHGPLMFYQAGGCCEGTQPQCFEKGGFYPRMNDAMIGLVEGYEFWIDRDLFEYWQYSHFTLDVLDGFGPGGFSLETPLGKTFKIHYKLFSEEELKNLEPVVRY
- a CDS encoding NADH:flavin oxidoreductase/NADH oxidase, which produces MLFKTLPLKNITISNRIVVSPMCQYSAEDGYANNWHLVHLGQFAIGKAGAVIQEATAVSPEGRISYGDLGIWKDEHVEKYSEITAFVKEQGSIPGIQLAHAGRKASTDKPWISRNQFAPDDEHGWQTVSSSAIPYHENDHPPKALSAAEIQQVVKDFADAAERAVQAGYQIIEIHAAHGYLIHQFLSPLVNKRHDEYGGSFENRIRLLMEIVEAIKTTLGDEHSLWIRISAKDWAEGGWDLEQSTALAKRLKEAGVEVIDVSTGGAVHWQKIPVEPGYQVPFASHIKKETGLITGSVGLINSAQQANQIIEDEHADFVLIARAFLRDPHLVYQWAKDLSIDLAWAPQYERAKIE
- a CDS encoding acyl-CoA thioesterase; its protein translation is MTVQERIDASETRIAMTVFPFHTNHHDTLFGGKALAMMDEVTFMCGTRFCRKQLVTVSTDKIDFHKAIPSGSIVEAIAKVESIGRTSLKVFVEIYVENMYHDGRELAIQGRFTLVALDDNKKPIPVLEGLDVTD
- a CDS encoding MutS-related protein; translation: MSQVFYHNNIKAVRETISSLEKQITRNSFLRLAIMIGGGILVFQLFKTNNIFLVVGTIIGIILLFAYLVFRHSKIERKLQEAKVFLQINENEIKMIEEHQNMYANGSEFEDPKHPYTGDLDVFGQHSLFEKINRCATKDGISSLASWLLKASQREDILARQSASAELSQDPEHLQLFQTKMLFNLGSKVNLRTYIQSYFHDKSMAFGNAFMRLYVPIAPWIFLAGILVSLFVYNIASYLIALAIVHLLWTMSQGGKVSQFSNKIDKIGVSLIAFADAIKLMEDRNYQSELNKELQAQLQLKDGDKKLSSVIRELGQLIDKLDARNNMLVGAILNMLFLWDFKQVMAINKWKDNYQDTIISGFDAISTYEALISLAILCYNFPEWIQPEIKEDFLADKLNAKDVNHPLIDAEKAVANDYRAEDHQIALITGSNMAGKSTFLRTVGINAVLAYAGGVVCAREFSIPIYELVTYMRIKDSLNESTSTFKAELDRMKFILERVEQIPASYFLIDEMLRGTNSVDKYLGSKAIIKKFIGLNGKGMLATHDLQLAEMSKDYPNALKNYHFDIQVQGSEMLFDYKLKDGPCTIFNASLLLKGIGVVVENEN
- a CDS encoding protein-L-isoaspartate(D-aspartate) O-methyltransferase, with product MAYKFVDNYREQGARKQLVRHLEKRGIDDKRVLNAIGKVPRHFFFDETFWNQAYRDIAFPIGDGQTISQPYTVAYQSQLLHINKGDKVLEIGTGSGYQTCILLELGANVYTIERQENLYQRTIQVLPYMGYKANFFLGDGSKGIPEHGPYDKIIVTAGAPFVPEKMLKQLRLGGLMVIPVGDEKFQKMVTILRVGENDFERIELDTFRFVPLVGDQAW